DNA sequence from the Rhizobium lusitanum genome:
CGGGCGGTAATTGGAACGGTAATAATCCCGAACCAGATCGACGGGCGCATTGCGAATGATGTCGGTCTTGCCGATCGGCGGCCGCAGGGGCACGCGCTGACCCGGCAGCAGCAGATTCATGAAGCCGATACCGCCACGATATTGCGGCGTATCACGTAGCTTCTCCTCCGAGAGGATGACGCCGCGCTCGCGATCAAAGGCACCAGCATCGAGCGTGAGTTCGCTCGCCGTCTCGCGCATCAGCATCAGGCCGGTGGAAACCGTATCGGGTTTGGCCTCCGGGAGATCGAGCGAATAGACGGTCTCGTTATAGCCGGTGGAGGCATTGGTATCCGGACCGAAGGCTAGACCCAGGCGCTGAAGGGTCCGAATCATCTCGCCTTCGGGCACATGGGTGGAGCCCTTGAAGGCCATATGCTCGAGAAAATGCGCCAGCCCCTGCTGGTCGTCATTTTCCTGGAGTGAGCCGGTCGCAATGCGAAACCGGATCGCCACCTGCCCCGAGGGCGTCGCATTGTGCATGACGGCGAAGCGCATGCCGTTGGGCAGCGTGCCAAAGCGAACACCGGGCTCGGCCGGCAGATCGCTGGTGGCTTGCGGCCAGCCGGGGGCAGGCACTTCGGCGCGAGCCGGCAGCGCTCCGGTCACAAGGACCGTGAGCGCCATGACCATGAAAAATTGCAGAAATACGGCAGCGACTGGAGCTTGGCGTGACATGCTTGCTTCGTTTTTGAGGAGAGCTTCGATAATGCGATGCACGAGAATTTCCCGTTCATCGCATCATCACGCATGCATTGCAATCCTAGCCCTCAACCCCTGTCGGAGCGCCGGTTCTTACATATGGATCGGCTTGAAGAAGGTCGCGAGGGCTGCTTCCTTCACGGCTTCCGACATGGTCGGATGCGCATGGCAGGTACGGCCGAGATCTTCCGACGAACCGCCAAATTCCATCAGCACGGTGATCTCGTGGATCATCTCGCCGGCGCCGAAGCCGACGATGTGGCCGCCGAGAACGCGGTCGGTTTCCTTGTCCGCCAGGATCTTGACGAAACCGTCCGTCGCCAGCATGGCGCGGGCGCGGCCGTTGGCGGAGAACGGGAACTTGCCGACCTTGTAGGCGATGCCCGCCGCCTTCAGCTCTTCCTCGGTCTTGCCGACGGAGGCGACTTCCGGCTGCGTGTAGACCACGCTCGGAATGACGTCGTAGTTCACATGACCCGCCTGGCCGGCGAGGATTTCGGCGAGCGCCACACCCTCATCTTCCGCCTTGTGTGCCAGCATCGGACCCTTCACCACGTCACCGATGGCATAGATGCCCGCAACATTGGTCTTGAAGTGACCATCGATTTCGACGCGGCCACGATTGTCGAGCACAACGCCTGCTTCTTCGAGGCCGAGGCCAGCCGTGTAGGGCTTGCGGCCGGTGGAGACCAGCACGACATCGGCATCGAGCACCACCTTGTCGCCGCCCTTGACGGGCTCGAAGGTGACCTTTGCGCCCTTGCCGACCTTTTCGACGCCGACAACCTTGGCGCCGAGATGGAAGGTGATGCCCTGCTTGGCGAGCAGGCGCTGGAACTGCTTGGAAACTTCGCCGTCCATGCCGCCGAGAATGTTATCGAGATATTCGACCACGGTGACCTTGGAGCCGAGACGCGACCAGACCGAGCCAAGTTCGAGACCGATAACGCCGCCGCCGACGACGACCAGATTTTCCGGCACCTTGTCGAGTGCGATGCCGCCGGTGGACGAGATGATGACCTTCTCATCGATTTCGAGCGGCACGCCCGGAATGCCGGCAACGTCGGAGCCGGTGGCGATGACGATGTTCTTGCCCTCGATCTCGGTCACCTTTCCGTCCTCGGCCGTGACGGAGACCTTGCCGGCGGAAACGATCTTGCCGGTGCCCTGGAAGGTATCGATCTTGTTCTTCTTGAAGAGGAAGGCGACGCCATCGACGTTCGACTTCACGGTCGCATCCTTGTGCGCCAGCATCTTCGGAAGGTTGAGCGTCGGCGCGGAAACTTCGACGCCGAGCGCATCCATGCCGTGGCCGGCATGATGGAACACTTCGGAAGCGTGCAGCAGCGCCTTGGACGGGATGCAGCCGACATTGAGGCAGGTGCCGCCATAGGTGGCGCGCTTTTCGATGACCGCGACCTTGAGGCCAAGTTGTGCAGCCTTGACGGCGCAGACATAGCCACCGGGGCCGGTTCCGATAATGATCACATCGTAGGACATGGTTTAATTTCCTTGTTTTGTATCTCTAGAGCGTCATGACGCTCTAATTATTTGATTAAGCATGATTTTATCCGAAAACCGCTGCGCACTTTTCGGGATCATGCTCGAGTTAATCTGCCGCCCGCGCCAAGGCGAGGCGGATGCCGAAGCCGACAAGTGCGGCGCCGGTGATGCGGTTGAACCATTTGCCGCTGGCGATGAAACGATCGCGGATCGGCTTGACTGTGAAGAAGACGGAGACGCCGGCAAACCAGGCGACCAGCGCCGTCGCCATGCCGATGCCATAGCTGAACTGAATCAGCGCCGGCGTATCGTGATGCACAAGCGTCGAAAACAGCGACAGGAAGAACAGCACCGGCTTCGGATTGAGCGCATTGGTGATGAAGCCCGTCGCCAGGCAGCGCCAGACGGACACCGGCTTGCGATCCTCGTCGGTAATCTCGATTTCCTTGACGTTGAAACCCGGC
Encoded proteins:
- the lpdA gene encoding dihydrolipoyl dehydrogenase → MSYDVIIIGTGPGGYVCAVKAAQLGLKVAVIEKRATYGGTCLNVGCIPSKALLHASEVFHHAGHGMDALGVEVSAPTLNLPKMLAHKDATVKSNVDGVAFLFKKNKIDTFQGTGKIVSAGKVSVTAEDGKVTEIEGKNIVIATGSDVAGIPGVPLEIDEKVIISSTGGIALDKVPENLVVVGGGVIGLELGSVWSRLGSKVTVVEYLDNILGGMDGEVSKQFQRLLAKQGITFHLGAKVVGVEKVGKGAKVTFEPVKGGDKVVLDADVVLVSTGRKPYTAGLGLEEAGVVLDNRGRVEIDGHFKTNVAGIYAIGDVVKGPMLAHKAEDEGVALAEILAGQAGHVNYDVIPSVVYTQPEVASVGKTEEELKAAGIAYKVGKFPFSANGRARAMLATDGFVKILADKETDRVLGGHIVGFGAGEMIHEITVLMEFGGSSEDLGRTCHAHPTMSEAVKEAALATFFKPIHM
- a CDS encoding LysE family translocator yields the protein MQYVWEFLGLMAVFSIFIVVPGADFAVILRQSIVHGRRAAMMTGLGMGFSLLFHISYTILGLGLIVSQSLMLFSAIKWAGVLYLVYLGIKSFREPGFNVKEIEITDEDRKPVSVWRCLATGFITNALNPKPVLFFLSLFSTLVHHDTPALIQFSYGIGMATALVAWFAGVSVFFTVKPIRDRFIASGKWFNRITGAALVGFGIRLALARAAD